In Anaerotignum faecicola, the genomic window GGATACGGATTATGCTGCAGTGACGAATGAACAGGGATTTTTCGCCATAGCAGGTGTGAAGCCGGGATCGTATACGGCGGTGATTTCCAAAGAGATTTATCTGGACGGAGAGACCCCGGATATTACAGTGGAAGAGAAGGCTGTGACGAGAGTACAGCTGAAGCTGGGAGAGAGTCTGTCTGATGTGGGCAGTGTGAAAGGCTGCGTGTCTAATTCGTCTGGTCCTCTTCAGGGAGTGACGGTGACGGTCTCGCTGGAAGACCAAGTATATACCGCCAAAACCGGAAATGACGGCTGTTATGAAATTCCGGACGTAAAGATCGGAACCGGATATGAGGTGACGGCTTCGAAGGAGGGATATAAGACAGCCACCGAGAAAGATGTCAGGATAATGCCGGCAGCTGTTTCGGAAGTGAATCTGATTCTTTCCAGGGAAGTTGGAAAAACGACGTATCTCATTGCAGACTTGTTTGACCAGTATGATACAGGAGCATTTACGAATAACAGCAGAGGTAACGAGTTATGGAAGGTTTCTGATATCTCCGCTGCG contains:
- a CDS encoding carboxypeptidase-like regulatory domain-containing protein, whose translation is DTDYAAVTNEQGFFAIAGVKPGSYTAVISKEIYLDGETPDITVEEKAVTRVQLKLGESLSDVGSVKGCVSNSSGPLQGVTVTVSLEDQVYTAKTGNDGCYEIPDVKIGTGYEVTASKEGYKTATEKDVRIMPAAVSEVNLILSREVGKTTYLIADLFDQYDTGAFTNNSRGNELWKVSDISAA